One window of Pseudomonas urmiensis genomic DNA carries:
- the nhaA gene encoding Na+/H+ antiporter NhaA, translating into MNVSLPTAERRPLLQRLLASEAAGGVLLMLAAALAIVIANSPWASAYQHLLHLPVGPTFTDKLGPMTVHHWVNDGLMAIFFLMVGLEIKREMVDGRLATWEQRRLPALPALMGMAVPALIYLKVSAVEPGLASGWAIPAATDIAFAVGALALLGKHAPLSLKVMLVSVAIIDDMGAVAIIALFYTSSIDLLALGAAAGIVALLLGLNRMRVVTLWPYLIGVAALWYFTLLSGVHATIAGVVGALLIPYSAGASDSPLLKLEHAIAPWVGFLIVPVFGFANAGVSFANLSWSDALAPLPLAIALGLLLGKQLGVFAGVLLAVKTGLASKPQGASWLQIYGVAMLCGIGFTMSLFIGELAFPGQPELIDQAKIGILLGSLLSAVIACVILRWAPKTTE; encoded by the coding sequence ATGAACGTTTCCCTACCTACCGCCGAGCGGCGGCCCTTGCTGCAGCGCTTGCTGGCCAGCGAGGCTGCTGGTGGCGTGCTGCTGATGCTCGCTGCCGCCCTGGCCATCGTCATCGCCAACAGCCCCTGGGCCAGCGCCTATCAACACCTGCTGCATCTACCGGTAGGCCCGACCTTCACTGACAAGCTCGGCCCGATGACCGTGCACCACTGGGTCAACGATGGCCTGATGGCGATTTTCTTCCTGATGGTTGGCCTGGAGATCAAGCGCGAGATGGTCGACGGCCGCCTGGCGACCTGGGAGCAACGCCGCCTGCCGGCGCTGCCGGCGCTAATGGGCATGGCCGTACCCGCGCTGATCTACCTCAAGGTTTCAGCGGTCGAACCGGGCCTGGCCAGCGGCTGGGCGATCCCCGCCGCCACCGACATCGCCTTCGCCGTCGGCGCCCTGGCGCTGCTCGGCAAGCACGCGCCGCTGTCGTTGAAGGTGATGCTGGTGTCGGTGGCGATCATCGATGACATGGGCGCGGTGGCGATCATCGCCTTGTTCTACACCTCATCGATCGACCTGCTCGCCTTGGGCGCTGCAGCGGGCATCGTTGCCCTGCTGCTGGGCCTTAACCGCATGCGCGTAGTGACACTGTGGCCTTACCTGATCGGCGTTGCGGCGCTGTGGTACTTCACCTTGCTGTCGGGTGTCCACGCGACCATTGCCGGCGTCGTCGGCGCCCTGCTGATTCCGTACAGCGCAGGCGCCAGCGACAGCCCGCTGCTCAAACTTGAGCACGCCATCGCGCCCTGGGTGGGGTTCCTGATCGTGCCGGTATTCGGCTTTGCCAACGCCGGTGTTTCGTTCGCCAACCTGAGCTGGAGCGATGCGCTGGCACCACTGCCACTGGCGATCGCCCTGGGTTTGTTGCTGGGCAAGCAGTTGGGCGTGTTCGCGGGGGTGCTGCTGGCAGTGAAAACCGGCTTGGCCTCTAAACCGCAGGGCGCCAGCTGGCTGCAGATTTACGGGGTGGCAATGCTCTGCGGAATCGGCTTCACCATGAGCCTGTTCATTGGCGAGCTGGCGTTTCCAGGGCAGCCGGAGCTGATCGATCAGGCCAAGATCGGGATTCTGCTGGGGTCGTTGCTGTCGGCGGTGATCGCTTGCGTGATCTTGCGCTGGGCGCCGAAGACAACCGAGTAA